In Streptomyces sp. NBC_01439, the following are encoded in one genomic region:
- a CDS encoding Zn-ribbon domain-containing OB-fold protein: MTTASEAAAEAAAELLLPVPDEDGAPFWEYAARGELRVQACAACGRLRFPPRPCCPHCRSFDGEWRRMSGRGRIWSYVRPYPPLLPAYAAQAPYNVILVELADAPHIRLAGNLVTSADAPLDSVDPARLRIGARVHVVFTETGGMAVPRWVLEKS; this comes from the coding sequence ATGACCACCGCGTCCGAAGCCGCCGCCGAGGCCGCGGCCGAACTGCTGCTGCCGGTCCCCGACGAGGACGGCGCCCCCTTCTGGGAGTACGCCGCGCGGGGCGAGCTGCGCGTCCAGGCCTGCGCCGCCTGTGGCCGGCTGCGCTTCCCGCCCCGCCCCTGCTGCCCGCACTGCCGGTCCTTCGACGGCGAGTGGCGCCGGATGAGCGGCCGCGGCCGCATCTGGTCCTACGTCCGGCCGTACCCGCCGCTGCTGCCCGCCTACGCCGCGCAGGCCCCGTACAACGTGATCCTCGTGGAGCTCGCCGACGCCCCGCACATCCGGCTCGCCGGGAACCTGGTGACCTCGGCCGACGCGCCGCTCGACTCGGTGGACCCGGCCCGGCTGCGGATCGGCGCCCGGGTGCACGTGGTCTTCACCGAGACGGGCGGCATGGCCGTGCCCCGCTGGGTCCTGGAGAAGTCATGA
- a CDS encoding lipid-transfer protein, which yields MAATLKDATAIVGIGQTAFAKRLPQSEKELACRAILAALADAGIDPSEVDAFASYTMEETDEVEVAKAIGAGDVTFFSKIGYGGGGSCATVGHLASAVATGQATVGVAWRSRKRGSGPRPWKNTAVQLPTPGQWTRPFGLLRPADEIGMLARRYMHEYGATRDHLFNVAMACRNRANANPAAMMYERPLTREMYMTSRMISDPLCLFDNCLETDGALACVIVSAERARDCRQKPVYVHSVAQGLPAQHHGMVNYWNDDPLSGPAWTAARHLWKQADFGPQDVDVAQIYDAFTPLIPLSLEGYGFCGRGEGAAFTEGGALETGGRLPINTGGGGLSEAYVHGFNLINEGVKQLRGVSTAQVPDAATCLVTAGEGVPTSAILLRS from the coding sequence ATGGCGGCAACGCTCAAGGACGCGACGGCGATAGTCGGCATCGGGCAGACCGCCTTTGCCAAACGTCTCCCGCAGTCCGAGAAGGAGTTGGCCTGCCGGGCCATCCTCGCGGCCCTCGCCGACGCCGGCATCGACCCGTCCGAGGTCGACGCCTTCGCCTCCTACACCATGGAAGAGACCGACGAGGTCGAGGTCGCCAAGGCCATCGGCGCCGGCGACGTCACCTTCTTCTCCAAGATCGGCTACGGCGGGGGCGGCTCCTGCGCCACCGTCGGCCACCTCGCCTCCGCCGTCGCCACCGGCCAGGCCACCGTCGGCGTCGCCTGGCGCTCCCGCAAGCGCGGCTCGGGCCCCCGCCCCTGGAAGAACACCGCCGTCCAGCTACCCACCCCCGGCCAGTGGACCCGCCCCTTCGGCCTGCTGCGCCCCGCCGACGAGATCGGCATGCTCGCCCGCCGCTACATGCACGAGTACGGCGCCACCCGCGACCACCTCTTCAACGTCGCCATGGCCTGCCGCAACCGGGCCAACGCCAATCCGGCCGCGATGATGTACGAACGCCCGCTGACCCGCGAGATGTACATGACCTCCCGCATGATCAGCGACCCGCTCTGCCTCTTCGACAACTGCCTGGAGACCGACGGGGCGCTGGCCTGCGTGATCGTCTCCGCCGAACGCGCCCGCGACTGCCGCCAGAAACCCGTCTACGTGCACTCCGTCGCCCAGGGCCTGCCCGCCCAGCACCACGGCATGGTCAACTACTGGAACGACGACCCGCTGTCCGGCCCCGCCTGGACCGCCGCCCGCCACCTGTGGAAGCAGGCCGACTTCGGGCCCCAGGACGTGGACGTTGCCCAGATCTACGACGCCTTCACCCCGCTGATCCCGCTCTCCCTGGAGGGCTACGGCTTCTGCGGCCGCGGCGAGGGCGCCGCCTTCACCGAGGGCGGCGCCCTGGAGACGGGCGGCCGGCTCCCCATCAACACCGGGGGCGGCGGCCTGTCCGAGGCGTACGTGCACGGCTTCAACCTGATCAACGAGGGCGTCAAGCAACTGCGGGGCGTCTCCACCGCGCAGGTGCCCGACGCCGCGACCTGCCTGGTGACGGCGGGCGAAGGCGTCCCGACGTCCGCGATCCTGCTGAGGAGCTGA
- a CDS encoding FadD3 family acyl-CoA ligase, which yields MGDDGRGDGREGVRGDGREGEREDVRGDLRWGSIAQLVRTAAARYADREAVVDGRTRISYAQLGERVERAAAACLAAGTEPGDRVAVWAPNTLEWIVSALGAVSAGAVLVPLNTRFKGGEAAYVLERSRARLLFVTGTFLGTSYVASLRRAAAEGPGTGPLPGLPHLEQVVVLADDAPDSFRTWKEFLVCGDGVPAAAVRERAESIRPESPSDIIFTSGTTGSPKGAVITHAQSLRCYDVWSELAGLREGDRYLIVNPFFHTFGYKAGIIACLMRGATMVPQPVFNVDTVLANVAAERISVLPGPPTLHQSILDHPQRDRHDLSALRLVVTGAAVVPLRLVERLSGELRIATVLTAYGLSEASGIVTMCRRGDPAETVSATSGRAIPDTEVRILDTDGRPQPAGHVGEIVVRGYHVMQGYFEDPEETTRTITPEGWLHTGDVGYVDEAGNLRITDRIKDMFIVGGFNAYPAEIEQLLGLHPDIADVAVIGIPDPRLGEVGKAYAVRRPGSTLTADDLIAWSRREMANYKVPRAVEFVTELPRNASGKILKRALRTG from the coding sequence ATGGGTGACGACGGGCGCGGCGACGGGCGCGAAGGCGTGCGCGGCGACGGGCGCGAGGGCGAGCGCGAGGACGTCCGCGGGGATCTGCGCTGGGGCAGCATCGCGCAGCTCGTCCGGACGGCGGCGGCCCGGTACGCCGACCGCGAGGCCGTCGTCGACGGACGCACCCGGATCAGTTACGCGCAGCTCGGCGAGCGCGTCGAGCGCGCCGCCGCGGCCTGCCTCGCCGCCGGGACCGAGCCCGGCGACCGGGTCGCCGTCTGGGCCCCCAACACCCTGGAGTGGATCGTTTCCGCACTCGGCGCCGTCTCGGCCGGCGCGGTGCTCGTCCCCCTCAACACCCGTTTCAAGGGCGGGGAGGCCGCGTACGTCCTGGAGCGCAGCCGGGCCCGGCTGCTCTTCGTCACCGGCACCTTCCTCGGCACCTCCTACGTCGCCTCCCTGCGCCGCGCCGCGGCCGAGGGCCCCGGCACCGGCCCGCTGCCCGGACTCCCGCACCTGGAACAGGTCGTGGTCCTGGCCGACGACGCCCCCGACTCCTTCCGCACCTGGAAGGAGTTCCTGGTGTGCGGGGACGGCGTACCGGCCGCGGCGGTCCGCGAGCGCGCCGAATCCATCCGCCCCGAGTCGCCCTCCGACATCATCTTCACCTCCGGCACCACCGGCAGCCCCAAGGGCGCGGTCATCACCCACGCCCAGTCCCTGCGCTGCTACGACGTGTGGAGCGAGCTCGCCGGACTGCGCGAGGGCGACCGCTACCTGATCGTGAACCCCTTCTTCCACACCTTCGGCTACAAGGCCGGGATCATCGCCTGCCTGATGCGCGGGGCCACGATGGTCCCGCAGCCCGTCTTCAACGTGGACACCGTCCTCGCGAACGTCGCCGCCGAGCGGATCTCCGTACTCCCCGGGCCGCCCACCCTCCACCAGTCGATCCTCGACCACCCCCAGCGCGACCGCCACGACCTCTCCGCCCTGCGCCTGGTCGTCACCGGCGCCGCCGTGGTCCCGCTGCGGCTCGTCGAACGGCTGAGCGGCGAACTGCGCATCGCCACCGTCCTCACGGCGTACGGGCTCTCCGAGGCCAGCGGCATCGTCACCATGTGCCGCCGCGGCGACCCGGCGGAGACCGTCTCCGCCACCTCCGGCCGGGCCATCCCCGACACGGAGGTGAGGATCCTGGACACCGACGGGCGGCCGCAGCCGGCCGGGCACGTGGGCGAGATCGTGGTCCGCGGCTACCACGTCATGCAGGGCTACTTCGAGGACCCCGAGGAAACCACCCGGACCATCACCCCCGAGGGCTGGCTGCACACCGGCGACGTGGGGTACGTGGACGAGGCCGGCAACCTGCGCATCACCGACCGGATCAAGGACATGTTCATCGTCGGCGGGTTCAACGCCTACCCCGCCGAGATCGAGCAACTGCTCGGCCTCCACCCGGACATCGCGGACGTCGCGGTGATCGGCATCCCGGACCCGCGCCTCGGCGAGGTCGGCAAGGCCTACGCGGTCCGTCGCCCCGGCTCCACCCTCACCGCGGACGACCTGATCGCCTGGTCCCGCCGCGAGATGGCCAACTACAAGGTCCCGCGCGCGGTGGAGTTCGTGACGGAGCTCCCGCGCAACGCGAGCGGCAAGATCCTCAAACGCGCCCTCCGCACCGGCTGA
- a CDS encoding class I SAM-dependent methyltransferase, with product MFSSHGPSVRELAVQGLSSVERGYDLLAPKFDHTPFRTPDRMLDAVEETLAQYEGGFGAGLDVCCGTGAGIDMLSRLCRGRITGVDLSAGMLAEAGRRYAAGADADADRVDFVRADARALPSALANTYDLAVSFGAFGHFLPSERPALFSGVHAALRGGGVFAFPIGAPLPLGSRVWWATTGFDAAMRVRNAVWRPPFVMYYRTFPLGPVREDLRAAGFTVETVPLAHFGHRPDGTPHWRLVLARRG from the coding sequence GTGTTCTCCTCCCACGGGCCGAGCGTCCGCGAACTGGCAGTGCAGGGCCTCTCCTCGGTCGAGCGGGGCTACGACCTCCTCGCGCCGAAGTTCGACCACACCCCCTTCCGCACCCCCGACCGGATGCTCGACGCGGTCGAGGAGACCCTCGCCCAGTACGAGGGCGGCTTCGGCGCCGGTCTGGACGTGTGCTGCGGCACGGGCGCCGGGATCGACATGCTGAGCCGGCTGTGCCGCGGCCGGATCACCGGGGTGGACCTCAGCGCGGGCATGCTCGCGGAGGCCGGGCGCCGGTACGCCGCGGGCGCGGACGCCGACGCCGATCGCGTGGACTTCGTACGGGCCGATGCGCGGGCCCTGCCTTCCGCCCTCGCGAACACCTACGACCTGGCGGTCAGCTTCGGCGCCTTCGGCCACTTCCTCCCGTCGGAGCGCCCCGCGCTCTTCTCCGGGGTCCACGCCGCCCTGCGCGGGGGCGGCGTCTTCGCCTTCCCGATCGGCGCCCCGCTGCCGCTCGGCTCCCGGGTGTGGTGGGCGACGACGGGCTTCGACGCGGCGATGCGGGTCCGCAACGCGGTGTGGCGTCCCCCGTTCGTCATGTACTACCGCACCTTCCCCCTGGGCCCGGTCCGCGAGGACCTCCGGGCGGCGGGCTTCACGGTGGAAACGGTCCCCCTGGCCCACTTCGGCCACCGCCCGGACGGCACCCCCCACTGGCGCCTGGTCCTGGCCCGCCGCGGCTGA
- a CDS encoding AfsR/SARP family transcriptional regulator, with product MDGVPAIPSPRKHPEARTAAVVPESGPGATPARRATPAPGTTAPRTGPKRSAPTGSAGPTEPTASARSAEPAAGETAGETAGPGESRFAVLGPVRAWRGAEILPSGTPQQRALLAVLLLRDGRTATAPELIDAIWGEEPPQQALATIRTYASRLRKVVAPGLLVTESGGYAIRLRSTATLDLGVARSLAADAEAARAAGDRSLARTLLTRALDLWEGEPLAGVPGPHAETERIRLVEWRLQLLETRLDLDLEVGHHADAVSELTALTAAHPLRERLRELLMLALYRSGRQAEALAVYADTRRLLADELGVDPRPELAALQQRILNADADLARAEDPAPAAATVHVRPAQLPATVPDFTGRASFVAELGAILGGGAQDQVMAVSALAGIGGVGKTTLAVHVAHAARPHFPDGQLYVDLQGTEARPAEPEAVLGSFLRALGTPDTAIPDSAADRAALYRSILDGRRVLVLLDNARDAAQVRPLLPGTAGCAALVTSRVRMAGLAGAHLVDLDVMSPEEALQLFTRIVGEERVRAERQAALDVVGACGFLPLAIRIAASRLAARRTWTVSVLAAKLADERRRLDELQTGDLAVKATFELGYGQLEPAQQRAFRLLGLADGPDISLSAAAAVLDLPEYDTEDLLEALVDCSLLESAAPGRYRFHDLVRLYARACAERDEQPPSGREAALDRLLDFYLATASGVYALERPGDRLPAHLSDTHYPGLVFAEPRAALDWLYAEADPLLACVRQASVRGGESLVLRRAVDLLWAAKDLAESGANSRQYESAAVALRDAGQAAKEPYAEGRARTTLTNVHLVAGRFAEADDEAARATVLAREAGDPLPMCWAPNDRGIIALYEGRHADGERYLLQAIECFRADGNNVGEASALCNLSRIHVELGRLPSAIDLAQQGIAIYDRMGLSLRLANGRYALGIALTQAGRLGEALAQLAEALSLFHENRQPLWEGVTHFRLAEAHLAARRPTLAASHAEQAIALRGIGGEWRRATVLTVLGKALRRLGQRDRARACWRDAEAVFTQLRSTELGEVQALLASEIAA from the coding sequence ATGGACGGCGTACCGGCCATCCCGAGCCCGCGGAAACATCCCGAGGCCCGTACGGCTGCCGTCGTACCCGAATCCGGTCCGGGGGCGACCCCCGCACGACGTGCGACCCCCGCGCCCGGCACCACTGCGCCCCGAACGGGTCCAAAACGATCCGCGCCCACGGGGTCCGCGGGGCCAACCGAGCCCACCGCATCCGCCCGGTCCGCCGAGCCCGCCGCAGGCGAGACGGCAGGCGAGACGGCGGGTCCGGGCGAGTCCCGCTTCGCCGTCCTCGGCCCCGTCCGGGCCTGGCGGGGCGCCGAGATCCTGCCCTCCGGCACCCCCCAGCAGCGCGCCCTGCTCGCCGTGCTCCTGCTGCGCGACGGCCGCACCGCCACCGCACCCGAACTCATCGACGCCATCTGGGGCGAGGAGCCGCCGCAGCAGGCCCTCGCCACCATCCGCACGTACGCCTCCCGCCTGCGCAAGGTCGTCGCCCCCGGCCTCCTCGTCACCGAGTCCGGCGGCTACGCCATCCGGCTGCGCTCCACCGCCACCCTCGACCTCGGCGTCGCCCGTAGCCTCGCCGCCGACGCCGAAGCGGCCCGGGCCGCCGGTGACCGCTCGCTCGCCCGTACGCTCCTGACCCGCGCCCTCGACCTTTGGGAGGGCGAGCCCCTCGCGGGCGTCCCCGGCCCGCACGCCGAGACCGAGCGCATCCGGCTCGTCGAATGGCGCCTCCAGCTGCTGGAGACCCGCCTCGACCTCGATCTGGAGGTCGGCCACCACGCCGACGCCGTTTCCGAGCTCACCGCCCTCACCGCCGCCCACCCGCTGCGCGAACGCCTGCGCGAGCTGCTGATGCTCGCCCTCTACCGCAGCGGCCGGCAGGCCGAGGCCCTCGCCGTCTACGCCGACACCCGGCGCCTGCTCGCCGACGAACTCGGCGTCGACCCGCGCCCCGAACTGGCCGCGCTCCAGCAGCGTATCCTCAACGCCGACGCTGATCTCGCCCGCGCGGAGGACCCCGCCCCGGCCGCCGCGACCGTTCACGTGAGGCCCGCCCAATTGCCTGCCACCGTTCCCGACTTCACGGGCCGCGCCAGCTTCGTCGCCGAGCTCGGCGCGATCCTCGGCGGCGGCGCCCAGGACCAGGTCATGGCCGTCTCCGCGCTCGCGGGCATCGGCGGCGTCGGCAAGACCACCCTCGCCGTCCACGTGGCCCACGCCGCCCGCCCGCACTTCCCCGACGGCCAGCTCTACGTCGACCTCCAGGGCACCGAGGCCCGCCCCGCCGAGCCGGAGGCCGTGCTCGGCTCCTTCCTGCGCGCCCTCGGCACGCCCGACACGGCCATCCCCGACTCCGCCGCCGACCGGGCGGCACTCTACCGCTCCATCCTCGACGGCCGCCGCGTGCTGGTCCTCCTCGACAACGCCCGCGACGCCGCCCAGGTCCGCCCGCTGCTCCCGGGCACCGCCGGCTGCGCCGCCCTCGTCACCAGCCGGGTCCGCATGGCGGGCCTCGCCGGGGCCCATCTCGTCGACCTCGACGTGATGAGCCCCGAGGAGGCCCTCCAGCTCTTCACCCGCATCGTCGGCGAGGAGCGCGTGCGCGCCGAACGCCAGGCCGCCCTCGACGTCGTGGGCGCCTGCGGTTTCCTGCCGCTCGCCATCCGCATCGCCGCCTCCCGGCTCGCCGCCCGCCGCACCTGGACCGTCTCCGTCCTGGCCGCCAAGCTCGCCGACGAGCGCCGCCGCCTCGACGAGCTCCAGACCGGCGACCTCGCCGTCAAGGCCACCTTCGAGCTCGGCTACGGCCAGCTGGAGCCCGCCCAGCAGCGCGCCTTCCGCCTCCTCGGCCTCGCCGACGGCCCCGACATCTCCCTCTCGGCGGCGGCCGCCGTGCTCGATCTGCCCGAGTACGACACCGAGGACCTGCTGGAGGCTTTAGTCGACTGCTCCCTCCTCGAATCCGCCGCCCCCGGCCGCTACCGCTTCCACGACCTCGTACGCCTCTACGCGCGTGCCTGCGCCGAGCGCGACGAACAGCCTCCGAGCGGGCGCGAGGCGGCCCTGGACCGGCTGCTGGACTTCTACCTGGCCACCGCCTCCGGGGTCTACGCCCTGGAACGCCCCGGCGACCGACTGCCCGCGCACCTGTCCGACACCCACTACCCCGGGCTGGTCTTCGCCGAACCGCGCGCCGCCCTGGACTGGCTGTACGCCGAGGCCGACCCGCTGCTGGCGTGCGTACGGCAGGCCTCCGTACGGGGCGGTGAGTCGCTGGTCCTGCGCCGGGCCGTGGACCTGCTGTGGGCGGCGAAGGACCTCGCCGAGTCCGGGGCCAACTCCCGGCAGTACGAGTCGGCCGCGGTCGCCCTGCGCGACGCCGGCCAGGCGGCGAAGGAGCCGTACGCCGAGGGCCGCGCCCGCACCACCCTCACCAACGTCCACCTGGTGGCGGGCCGCTTCGCCGAGGCCGACGACGAGGCCGCCCGGGCCACCGTGCTCGCGCGCGAGGCCGGCGACCCGCTGCCCATGTGCTGGGCCCCCAACGACCGCGGGATCATCGCCCTCTACGAGGGGCGGCACGCGGACGGCGAGCGCTACCTGCTGCAGGCCATCGAGTGCTTCCGCGCCGACGGCAACAACGTCGGCGAGGCCAGCGCCCTGTGCAACCTCTCCCGCATCCACGTGGAACTGGGACGTCTGCCCAGCGCCATAGACCTGGCCCAGCAGGGCATCGCCATCTACGACCGGATGGGCCTGAGCCTGCGCCTGGCCAACGGCCGCTACGCGCTGGGCATCGCCCTCACCCAGGCGGGTCGGCTCGGCGAGGCCCTGGCGCAGCTCGCCGAGGCGCTGTCGCTGTTCCACGAGAACCGCCAGCCCCTGTGGGAGGGCGTGACGCACTTCCGGCTCGCCGAGGCCCACCTGGCGGCGCGCCGACCCACGCTGGCCGCCTCGCACGCCGAGCAGGCCATCGCGCTGCGCGGGATCGGCGGGGAGTGGCGCCGGGCGACGGTCCTGACGGTGCTCGGCAAGGCGCTGCGGCGGCTGGGGCAGCGGGACCGCGCGCGGGCCTGCTGGCGGGACGCGGAGGCCGTGTTCACGCAACTGCGGTCAACCGAACTGGGCGAGGTACAGGCCCTGTTGGCCTCGGAGATCGCTGCCTGA
- a CDS encoding amidohydrolase family protein, which yields METFPKIISVDDHTVEPPHVWRDRLPSKYRDIGPRVVRAPLKEMTFLGGKFAPVMGAKGDEGPIGDWWVYEDLHRPLTRLDTAVGYDRDEIKLEVITYEQMRPGSFSVPDRLADMDVNHVQSALCFPTFPRFCGQTFTEAKDRELGLLGVRAYNDWMVEEWCGPEARGRLVPLTLVPLWDARLAAAEVRRNAARGVRAVAFSEIPPHLGLPSIHTDEWDPFLEACNETGTVIAMHIGSSSRMPSTSADAPPAVGSTITFANCCFSMVDWLMSGKFERFPNLKIMYAEGQIGWIPYILERANVVWEENRGWGGVADKVLRPPSELFAEHVFGCFFDDAFGLKNLDSIGVANVLYETDYPHSDSTWPKSREVGEAQMGHLAPDVVDRIVRGNAIDLLGLTPDGLWPGPGA from the coding sequence ATGGAGACCTTCCCGAAGATCATCTCGGTGGACGACCACACGGTTGAGCCCCCCCACGTCTGGCGGGACCGGCTCCCGTCCAAGTACCGCGACATCGGTCCCCGCGTCGTCCGCGCCCCGTTGAAGGAAATGACCTTCCTCGGCGGCAAGTTCGCCCCCGTCATGGGGGCCAAGGGCGACGAGGGCCCCATCGGCGACTGGTGGGTGTACGAAGACCTGCACCGGCCGCTCACCCGCCTCGACACGGCTGTCGGGTACGACCGCGACGAGATCAAACTGGAAGTCATCACCTACGAGCAGATGCGCCCGGGGTCCTTCTCGGTTCCCGACCGGCTCGCGGACATGGACGTCAACCACGTCCAGTCGGCCCTCTGCTTCCCGACCTTCCCCCGCTTCTGCGGCCAGACCTTCACCGAGGCCAAGGACCGTGAGCTGGGACTCCTCGGGGTCCGGGCCTACAACGACTGGATGGTGGAGGAGTGGTGCGGCCCCGAAGCGCGCGGCCGTCTCGTCCCCCTCACCCTGGTCCCGCTCTGGGACGCCCGACTGGCCGCCGCCGAGGTCCGCCGCAACGCCGCGCGCGGCGTGCGCGCAGTGGCCTTCTCCGAGATACCCCCGCACCTGGGCCTCCCCTCCATCCACACGGACGAGTGGGACCCCTTCCTGGAGGCGTGCAACGAGACCGGCACGGTCATCGCCATGCACATCGGGTCCTCCTCCCGCATGCCCTCCACCTCGGCCGACGCACCGCCCGCGGTCGGCTCCACCATCACCTTCGCCAACTGCTGCTTCTCGATGGTCGACTGGCTGATGAGCGGCAAGTTCGAACGCTTCCCCAACCTGAAGATCATGTACGCGGAGGGCCAGATCGGCTGGATCCCGTACATCCTCGAGCGGGCGAACGTGGTCTGGGAGGAGAACCGCGGCTGGGGCGGGGTCGCCGACAAGGTGCTGCGCCCGCCGTCGGAGCTCTTCGCCGAGCACGTCTTCGGCTGCTTCTTCGACGACGCCTTCGGACTGAAGAACCTCGACTCGATCGGCGTCGCCAACGTCCTCTACGAGACGGACTACCCCCACTCCGACTCCACCTGGCCCAAGTCCCGCGAGGTGGGCGAGGCGCAGATGGGCCACCTCGCACCGGACGTGGTGGACCGCATCGTGCGCGGCAACGCGATCGACCTGCTCGGACTCACGCCCGACGGCCTGTGGCCGGGCCCGGGGGCGTGA
- a CDS encoding MFS transporter: MIERGVGKVLRDRNARLYLSGVVVSGFGTSAMWLVAGVWVKSLTGSDALAALTAFALWAPVLAGPALGALADRLPRRPLLVALGLVMAALLPVLTLLDSADRVWLLFAVLLVYGVCGTVHGAAEAALVPQAVGHRLLGDFNGLRLTAAEGTKLLAPLVGAGLFARFGGASVALLDAVTFALAAGIFALLRVAGEPPERERIRGGLGGFAQVLEGGRQLREAPAARTLVAVGAAVMFLAGLNGAAIYAVAGDVLGHVPTYVGVLYAVQGAGSVLSGLLAGPLLRCVPERMFTAVGVTLFALGAGVRALPYEAVALAGSAAIGAGLPCVLVAALTAVQREVPNAALGRAAATANTLIFVPNALALALGSALVAFVDVRVLLPVLTVAGLAVALALAAGAGTRAVAGAGTRAGHG, encoded by the coding sequence GTGATCGAACGAGGTGTGGGGAAGGTCCTGCGGGACCGCAACGCGCGGCTCTACCTGTCCGGGGTGGTGGTCTCGGGGTTCGGTACGAGCGCCATGTGGCTGGTCGCCGGGGTCTGGGTGAAGTCACTGACCGGGTCGGACGCCCTCGCGGCGCTGACCGCGTTCGCCCTGTGGGCGCCGGTCCTGGCCGGACCGGCCCTGGGGGCGCTCGCCGACCGGCTGCCCCGGCGGCCGCTGCTGGTCGCCCTCGGCCTCGTGATGGCCGCGCTGCTGCCCGTACTGACCCTGCTGGACTCGGCGGACCGGGTGTGGCTGCTGTTCGCGGTCCTGCTCGTGTACGGGGTCTGCGGCACCGTGCACGGGGCGGCGGAGGCGGCCCTGGTTCCGCAGGCCGTCGGCCACCGGCTCCTCGGGGACTTCAACGGACTGCGGCTGACCGCCGCCGAGGGCACGAAGCTGCTCGCACCGCTGGTGGGCGCGGGCCTGTTCGCCCGCTTCGGCGGGGCGTCGGTGGCCCTGCTCGACGCGGTGACCTTCGCGCTGGCGGCGGGGATCTTCGCCCTGCTGCGGGTGGCCGGGGAGCCGCCGGAACGGGAGCGGATCCGGGGCGGGCTGGGAGGATTCGCGCAGGTGCTGGAGGGCGGGCGGCAACTGCGGGAGGCGCCCGCGGCGCGCACGCTGGTGGCGGTCGGCGCCGCCGTGATGTTCCTGGCCGGGCTGAACGGCGCGGCGATCTACGCGGTCGCCGGGGACGTGCTGGGGCACGTGCCCACCTACGTGGGGGTGCTGTACGCGGTGCAGGGCGCGGGTTCGGTCCTGAGCGGGCTCCTGGCGGGCCCGCTGCTGCGGTGCGTGCCGGAGCGGATGTTCACGGCCGTCGGAGTGACCCTGTTCGCCCTCGGCGCCGGGGTCCGGGCGCTGCCGTACGAAGCGGTGGCCCTGGCGGGCAGCGCGGCCATCGGCGCCGGGCTGCCGTGCGTGTTGGTCGCGGCGCTGACGGCGGTGCAGCGCGAGGTCCCGAACGCCGCACTGGGCCGGGCCGCGGCCACGGCCAACACCCTGATCTTCGTACCGAACGCGCTGGCCCTGGCGCTGGGCTCCGCCCTGGTGGCCTTCGTGGACGTGCGCGTGCTGCTGCCGGTGTTGACGGTGGCGGGGCTGGCGGTGGCCCTGGCGCTCGCGGCCGGGGCCGGCACGCGGGCCGTCGCCGGGGCCGGCACGCGGGCGGGGCACGGGTGA
- a CDS encoding GNAT family N-acetyltransferase, producing MTRLQLLRFDHAPALLAFERENRSYFAASVPDRGDRYFAAFDERHAALMAEQAAGLCFFHVLVGDGGEVVGRVNLIDVAAGSAELGYRIAERAAGRGLATAAVREACGLAVAEYGLAELRAVTTLDNTGSRAVLARTGFVVSGDVDLDGRPGLRFVCDLQVQTV from the coding sequence GTGACCCGACTCCAGTTGCTCCGCTTCGACCACGCCCCGGCACTACTCGCGTTCGAGCGGGAGAACCGGTCCTACTTCGCCGCGTCGGTCCCGGACCGGGGCGACCGCTACTTCGCCGCCTTCGACGAGCGGCACGCCGCGCTGATGGCCGAGCAGGCCGCCGGGCTGTGCTTCTTCCACGTCCTGGTGGGCGACGGGGGCGAGGTGGTGGGGCGGGTCAACCTCATTGACGTGGCAGCCGGTTCGGCCGAGCTCGGATACCGGATCGCCGAGCGTGCCGCGGGCCGGGGCCTGGCCACGGCCGCGGTCCGGGAAGCATGTGGGCTCGCCGTCGCGGAGTACGGACTGGCCGAGCTGCGGGCGGTCACGACGCTCGACAACACCGGCTCGCGCGCGGTGTTGGCCCGTACGGGATTCGTGGTCTCCGGCGATGTCGATCTGGACGGCCGTCCGGGCCTGCGCTTCGTGTGTGACCTGCAGGTCCAAACCGTGTGA